In the genome of Populus trichocarpa isolate Nisqually-1 chromosome 6, P.trichocarpa_v4.1, whole genome shotgun sequence, one region contains:
- the LOC7471572 gene encoding probable boron transporter 7 isoform X1: MENMRRPFKGITNDVRERIGCYKDDWISGLCSGFRILAPTFYIFFASALPVIAFGEQLSRDTDGSLSTVETLASTAICGIIHSVFGGQPLLILGVAEPTVIMYTYLYTFSKGREELGKKLYLAWAGWVCVWTALLLVLIAIFNAATIISKFTRIAGELFGMLIAVLFIQEAVRGVISEFNIPKDENPKLEKHQFQWLYANGLLSVIFSFGVLFTSLKSRRARTWRYGTGWLRGFIADYGVPLMVLLWTALSYAGPGKVPSGVPRRVHVPLLWDSESLEHWTVINDMLKVPLTYIFAALIPAVMIAGLYFFDHSVASQMAQQKEFNLKNPSAYHYDVFLLGLMTLICGLLGLPPSNGVLPQSPMHTKSLAVLRRQLIRKKMVKRAKECIGRKASNLEIYGSMQAVFLEMDASSPDVSVHKELEDFKQAVMKAAEGWDDKNKFDPEKHIDAYLPVRVNEQRISNLLQSTLVGASMCALPLIKRIPTSVLWGYFAYMAIDSLPGNQFWERMLLLFVTPSRRYKVLEGLHASFVELVPFKQIAIFTIFQLVYFLICFGVTWIPIAGILFPLPFFILIGIRQRILPKLFDPDHLQELDADEYEEMTGAKPRSLSLREREPPDVGSDGGADDFYDAEILDEMTTNRGELKLRTSSLKEERLHQVRPQESG, encoded by the exons ATGGAGAACATGAGGAGGCCATTCAAGGGAATAACAAATGATGTGAGAGAGAGAATAGGATGTTATAAGGATGATTGGATTAGTGGACTGTGTTCAGGCTTCAGAATATTGGCTCCAACTTTTTACATCTTCTTTGCTTCTGCCCTTCCTGTGATTGCCTTTGGAGAGCAATTAAGTAGAGACACAG ATGGAAGCTTGAGTACTGTGGAAACCTTAGCTTCTACTGCTATTTGTGGAATAATCCACTCGGTTTTCGGTGGACAGCCATTGTTGATTCTAGGGGTTGCAGAACCTACTGTTATAATGTACACTTATCTGTATACTTTCAGTAAAGGAAGGGAAGAGTTGGGGAAGAAATTATACCTAGCTTGGGCTGGTTG GGTTTGTGTCTGGACAGCACTCCTACTAGTTCTTATTGCAATTTTTAATGCTGCTACCATCATCTCTAAATTTACAAGAATAGCAGGGGAGCTTTTTGGCATGTTGATTGCAGTCCTTTTCATTCAAGAGGCTGTTAGG GGAGTGATAAGTGAATTCAATATTCCTAAAGATGAAAATCCAAAACTGGAGAAGCACCAATTCCAGTGGCTGTATGCAAATGGATTGCTTTCTGTAATCTTCTCATTCGGTGTGCTGTTCACTTCCCTTAAAAGCCGAAGGGCAAGAACATGGCGATATGGCACAG GGTGGCTCCGAGGTTTTATTGCAGACTATGGAGTTCCCCTTATGGTCTTGTTGTGGACAGCATTGTCGTATGCCGGACCTGGCAAAGTTCCTTCTGGGGTTCCTAGGAGAGTTCATGTTCCACTTCTATGGGATTCTGAATCACTGGAACATTGGACAGTAATCAAT GACATGCTGAAGGTTCCTCTGACATACATCTTTGCGGCCTTAATACCAGCTGTTATGATAGCTGGATTATACTTTTTTGACCACAGTGTAGCTTCACAGATGGCCCAACAGAAAGAGTTTAATCTCAAAAATCCATCTGCTTACCATTATGATGTCTTTTTGCTTGGTTTAATG ACTTTGATTTGTGGGTTGCTTGGGCTCCCTCCTTCGAATGGTGTCCTCCCCCAGTCCCCCATGCACACCAAGAGTCTTGCAGTTCTCAGGAGGCAG TTGATTCGAAAGAAAATGGTAAAGAGAGCAAAGGAATGCATAGGCCGGAAGGCAAGCAATTTGGAAATTTATGGAAGCATGCAAGCTGTGTTTTTGGAAATGGATGCGTCTTCACCT GATGTTTCAGTACATAAGGAGTTGGAGGACTTTAAGCAGGCTGTAATGAAAGCTGCTGAAGGATGGGATGATAAGAACAAATTCGATCCTGAGAAACACATTGATGCTTATTTGCCTGTGAGAGTCAATGAACAAAGAATTAGCAACCTGTTACAGTCAACCCTTGTTGGGGCATCAATGTGTGCTTTGCCTCTGATAAAAAGAATACCTACATCAGTTTTATGGGGATACTTTGCCTACATGGCCATTGATAGTCTTCCAGGGAATCAGTTCTGGGAAAGGATGTTGTTGCTCTTCGTCACACCTAGCCGACGTTACAA AGTCTTGGAAGGTTTACACGCTTCATTTGTAGAGCTGGTGCCGTTCAAGCAAATTGCTATCTTCACAATCTTCCAACTTGTCTACTTTTTGATCTGTTTTGGAGTGACATGGATACCCATAGCTGGAATATTGTTCCCGCTACCATTCTTCATTCTTATTGGCATAAGGCAGCGCATCCTGCCCAAGCTATTTGATCCTGACCACCTTCAAGAACTGGATGCTGATGAGTATGAAGAAATGACCGGTGCTAAACCACGAAGCCTTTCACTCAGG GAAAGAGAACCACCTGATGTAGGGTCTGATGGGGGTGCGGATGATTTCTATGATGCTGAGATACTTGATGAGATGACAACCAACAGAGGCGAGTTGAAGCTTAGAACTTCAAGCCTCAAAGAAGAGAGATTACATCAG GTCCGTCCACAGGAATCAGGATGA
- the LOC7471572 gene encoding probable boron transporter 7 isoform X2 has protein sequence MENMRRPFKGITNDVRERIGCYKDDWISGLCSGFRILAPTFYIFFASALPVIAFGEQLSRDTDGSLSTVETLASTAICGIIHSVFGGQPLLILGVAEPTVIMYTYLYTFSKGREELGKKLYLAWAGWVCVWTALLLVLIAIFNAATIISKFTRIAGELFGMLIAVLFIQEAVRGVISEFNIPKDENPKLEKHQFQWLYANGLLSVIFSFGVLFTSLKSRRARTWRYGTGWLRGFIADYGVPLMVLLWTALSYAGPGKVPSGVPRRVHVPLLWDSESLEHWTVINDMLKVPLTYIFAALIPAVMIAGLYFFDHSVASQMAQQKEFNLKNPSAYHYDVFLLGLMTLICGLLGLPPSNGVLPQSPMHTKSLAVLRRQLIRKKMVKRAKECIGRKASNLEIYGSMQAVFLEMDASSPDVSVHKELEDFKQAVMKAAEGWDDKNKFDPEKHIDAYLPVRVNEQRISNLLQSTLVGASMCALPLIKRIPTSVLWGYFAYMAIDSLPGNQFWERMLLLFVTPSRRYKVLEGLHASFVELVPFKQIAIFTIFQLVYFLICFGVTWIPIAGILFPLPFFILIGIRQRILPKLFDPDHLQELDADEYEEMTGAKPRSLSLREREPPDVGSDGGADDFYDAEILDEMTTNRGELKLRTSSLKEERLHQESG, from the exons ATGGAGAACATGAGGAGGCCATTCAAGGGAATAACAAATGATGTGAGAGAGAGAATAGGATGTTATAAGGATGATTGGATTAGTGGACTGTGTTCAGGCTTCAGAATATTGGCTCCAACTTTTTACATCTTCTTTGCTTCTGCCCTTCCTGTGATTGCCTTTGGAGAGCAATTAAGTAGAGACACAG ATGGAAGCTTGAGTACTGTGGAAACCTTAGCTTCTACTGCTATTTGTGGAATAATCCACTCGGTTTTCGGTGGACAGCCATTGTTGATTCTAGGGGTTGCAGAACCTACTGTTATAATGTACACTTATCTGTATACTTTCAGTAAAGGAAGGGAAGAGTTGGGGAAGAAATTATACCTAGCTTGGGCTGGTTG GGTTTGTGTCTGGACAGCACTCCTACTAGTTCTTATTGCAATTTTTAATGCTGCTACCATCATCTCTAAATTTACAAGAATAGCAGGGGAGCTTTTTGGCATGTTGATTGCAGTCCTTTTCATTCAAGAGGCTGTTAGG GGAGTGATAAGTGAATTCAATATTCCTAAAGATGAAAATCCAAAACTGGAGAAGCACCAATTCCAGTGGCTGTATGCAAATGGATTGCTTTCTGTAATCTTCTCATTCGGTGTGCTGTTCACTTCCCTTAAAAGCCGAAGGGCAAGAACATGGCGATATGGCACAG GGTGGCTCCGAGGTTTTATTGCAGACTATGGAGTTCCCCTTATGGTCTTGTTGTGGACAGCATTGTCGTATGCCGGACCTGGCAAAGTTCCTTCTGGGGTTCCTAGGAGAGTTCATGTTCCACTTCTATGGGATTCTGAATCACTGGAACATTGGACAGTAATCAAT GACATGCTGAAGGTTCCTCTGACATACATCTTTGCGGCCTTAATACCAGCTGTTATGATAGCTGGATTATACTTTTTTGACCACAGTGTAGCTTCACAGATGGCCCAACAGAAAGAGTTTAATCTCAAAAATCCATCTGCTTACCATTATGATGTCTTTTTGCTTGGTTTAATG ACTTTGATTTGTGGGTTGCTTGGGCTCCCTCCTTCGAATGGTGTCCTCCCCCAGTCCCCCATGCACACCAAGAGTCTTGCAGTTCTCAGGAGGCAG TTGATTCGAAAGAAAATGGTAAAGAGAGCAAAGGAATGCATAGGCCGGAAGGCAAGCAATTTGGAAATTTATGGAAGCATGCAAGCTGTGTTTTTGGAAATGGATGCGTCTTCACCT GATGTTTCAGTACATAAGGAGTTGGAGGACTTTAAGCAGGCTGTAATGAAAGCTGCTGAAGGATGGGATGATAAGAACAAATTCGATCCTGAGAAACACATTGATGCTTATTTGCCTGTGAGAGTCAATGAACAAAGAATTAGCAACCTGTTACAGTCAACCCTTGTTGGGGCATCAATGTGTGCTTTGCCTCTGATAAAAAGAATACCTACATCAGTTTTATGGGGATACTTTGCCTACATGGCCATTGATAGTCTTCCAGGGAATCAGTTCTGGGAAAGGATGTTGTTGCTCTTCGTCACACCTAGCCGACGTTACAA AGTCTTGGAAGGTTTACACGCTTCATTTGTAGAGCTGGTGCCGTTCAAGCAAATTGCTATCTTCACAATCTTCCAACTTGTCTACTTTTTGATCTGTTTTGGAGTGACATGGATACCCATAGCTGGAATATTGTTCCCGCTACCATTCTTCATTCTTATTGGCATAAGGCAGCGCATCCTGCCCAAGCTATTTGATCCTGACCACCTTCAAGAACTGGATGCTGATGAGTATGAAGAAATGACCGGTGCTAAACCACGAAGCCTTTCACTCAGG GAAAGAGAACCACCTGATGTAGGGTCTGATGGGGGTGCGGATGATTTCTATGATGCTGAGATACTTGATGAGATGACAACCAACAGAGGCGAGTTGAAGCTTAGAACTTCAAGCCTCAAAGAAGAGAGATTACATCAG GAATCAGGATGA